One endosymbiont 'TC1' of Trimyema compressum genomic window, ACAACATGAGCAATAGCATCTACTTCTCGAATATGAGATAAAAATTGGTTACCTAAACCTTCTCCCTTACTTGCTCCTGCCACTAATCCAGCAATATCTACAAACTCATAAGCTGTAGGTATTTCCTTTTTAGTTTCATATAGTTTTGACAATGTTTCAAGTCTTTTATCCGGTACTGTTACCATGCCCACATTAGGGTCAATTGTACAGAATGGATAGTTGGCAGATTCAGCGCCTGCCTGAGTAATTGCATTAAATAATGTAGATTTACCAACATTAGGTAAACCTACTATTCCGCATTTTAAAGCCACCATATTTCACCTCTTCTAAGTTCCTTAATTTTTAGTATATTTTTAGTATATAGAAAACAGTGTAAAAAGACAAGGAGGATTTAAATGAAAAACTATGCATGGTATCAATTAATGAAGAAAGCTTACAACCATAGAATTTTAATGGAAATGCTAAAGTGTGTTGGAGAGGGGGTTAATGAAAATAGATTTTTTAGGAAGGAATTATTTTCGAAAAAAGCAGAAGCTATTTTATTCAATAGTTATCTTAAGGATAATCAGTATAAAATAATAACAATTTTTGATGAATATTATCCTTTTCTTCTTAAAAAAATTTATGATCCACCTATTGCTTTTTTTAAAGGAAATGCCCAACTATTAAAAAACCAATGATAAGTGTTGTAGGAAGTCGTCAAAGTCCTTCTGCTTATTTAAAAAAAGCCTTTAATTTAGGCAGAGGGTTAGCAAAAGCAGGCTGGGTCGTTGTCAGTGGCTTAGCAAAGGGTATTATGGGGCAGTTCATAAGGGTGCTCTATTCTATAATGGTTGTTCTATAGCTGTTTTAGGAACAGGAATAAATAAATATTATCCTAAAATTAATAAAGGGTGTCAATTAGAATTAGAGAAAAAAGGTTGTATAATTTCAGAGTTTCCGCTCAATGCAGATCCTCTAAAATATCATTTTCCAAGGCGAAATAGAATTATTAGCGGTTCTTTCATTAGGTTTAGTTGTTGTATGGAGAGGCCCTAAAAACGGTGCCTTTATTACTTTGGATTTTGCCTTGGAAGAGGGACGTGATATTTTTATATCAAAAGGTCTTGAGTCACTAATTGGTTGTGAATTCTATTCATTAAGTCAATTAAAAGAATATGGGCTTGAGCATTTAAAGTAATTTGATTCATTAATAAAAGGGAAAATTTTTCAATTATATAGGGTTGGTTGTGCTTTAATGGCTACCTTTTCCAGCGTATTATCTAGAGATAAGATTAAAAAATTTTAATTTTTATGTTAAGATAGTATTCTTGAATAAAATAAAAAGTCATAATTATTAAGAGAATGTTTTTTGAAGATATAGAAAAAGGCTCTTGTACTAATAAATAAGATATGGTAGGCTAAGATAGAATAATAAGAAAAATACATATTAGACATTAATTATGTATGAATGTATGAAATAAATGATTTTGGAGGAAATATGGGGAGAAATTTAGTTATTGTGGAATCGCCTTCTAAGGCAAAAACAATAAAGAAATATCTGGGAAGCAATTACATTATTAAGTCTTCAGTTGGTCATGTTATCGATTTACCAAAAAGTAAATTAGGTATTGATCTAGACAATAACTTTGAACCGAGATATATAACTGTTCGAGGGAAAGCAAGTATTTTAAAGGAAATCAAGACAGCCTATAAAAAGTCGAGTAAGGTTTTTCTTGCCACTGACCCTGATAGAGAAGGAGAAGCTATTGCTTGGCATTTGAAAAATGCTTTAGGTTTGGAAGATGATGCGGTTTGTAGAATCGCCTTTAATGAAATTACAAAAGCTTCTATTAAAGAAGCAATTAAACATCCAGTTGTTATTAATCAGGACTTAGTAGATGCCCAACAAGCAAGACGTGTTTTAGATCGTATTGTAGGCTATAAACTAAGCCCTTTATTATGGAAAAAGGTCAAAAAGGGATTATCGGCTGGACGTGTTCAGTCTGTTGCTTTACAGATAATAATAGATAGAGAAAAAGAAATTGATGCTTTTGATGAAAAAGAATACTGGACTATTGAAGCTACTTTTTCTTTAAAAGATGGTACTCAATTTAAAGGAGATCTTTTAAAGTTTAAGGGTAAAAAGCTTGTCATGAATAATGAGGAATCTGCCCAAAAAATTATTGATGTAATTTTAAAGGAAACGCCTATAATTGACAGTATTGTTGAAAAAGAAAAAAAGAAAAATCCGCTGCCGCCTTTTATTACTAGTACAATACAACAAAGAGCGGCTCAAAGTTTAAACTTTACAAGTAGAAAAACCATGCAAATTGCTCAGCAACTTTATGAGGGTGTAGATTTAGGAAAAGAAAATGGCGGTTTAGTAGGTTTAATTACGTATATGCGTACCGATTCAACTCGTATTTCTTCTGTTGCAAAAGAAGAAGCAAAAGAATTTTTATTAAAAAATTATGGACAGGAATATATTCCAGAAAAACCTCGTTATTATAAAATGGGTAATAAAGCTCAAGATGCTCATGAGGCCATTCGTCCAACTTCAATTTTTAATACACCAGAGAAAATCAAGAATTTTCTTTCAAAAGACCAGTTTAAATTGTATCAATTAATATGGAAGCGTTTTTTATCAAGTGAAATGCCTTCTGCAATCTATGATCAAGTTACAATTGAGATTTTTTGTGGAGAATATCTTTTTAAGAGTATTGGCTCTAAATTAAAATTTGATGGTTTTCTTAAAGTAATGATTGAAACAAAGGGTGAAGATAAGTGGTTGCCTATTATTAATAAAGATGATGGTATAGCTATTGATGAATTAGAAAAAAACCAGCATTTTACACAACCACCACCAAGGTTTACAGAGGCTTCTTTAATTAAACAGCTGGAAAGTTTAGGCATAGGTAGACCGAGTACTTATGCAACTATTTTGGATACTATTACACGAAGGGGTTATGTTGTTAAAGAGGAAAAACAGTTTTTTACAACTGAACTTGGTCTCCTGGTAGGGGATTTATTAAAAAAATATTTTGAGGATATTATTAATGTTAAGTTTACATCAAAATTAGAAAATGATTTAGATTTAATAGCTGAAGGAAAAAGAGAATGGCACAATACAGTTAAAGAATTCTATGAGCCTTTTTCTGTACTGTTAGAACATGCTGAAGCTGAAATCGAAAAAATCACTTTAGAAAAAGAGCCTGATGAGATTACAGATGTAATCTGTGAAAAGTGTGGCAGGAATATGGTTATAAAGACAGGGAGATATGGAAAATTTTTAGCTTGTCCGGGATTCCCAGAGTGTCGTAATGCTAAACCTCTTGTTGAAAAAATAGGTGTTCCTTGTCC contains:
- the topA gene encoding type I DNA topoisomerase produces the protein MGRNLVIVESPSKAKTIKKYLGSNYIIKSSVGHVIDLPKSKLGIDLDNNFEPRYITVRGKASILKEIKTAYKKSSKVFLATDPDREGEAIAWHLKNALGLEDDAVCRIAFNEITKASIKEAIKHPVVINQDLVDAQQARRVLDRIVGYKLSPLLWKKVKKGLSAGRVQSVALQIIIDREKEIDAFDEKEYWTIEATFSLKDGTQFKGDLLKFKGKKLVMNNEESAQKIIDVILKETPIIDSIVEKEKKKNPLPPFITSTIQQRAAQSLNFTSRKTMQIAQQLYEGVDLGKENGGLVGLITYMRTDSTRISSVAKEEAKEFLLKNYGQEYIPEKPRYYKMGNKAQDAHEAIRPTSIFNTPEKIKNFLSKDQFKLYQLIWKRFLSSEMPSAIYDQVTIEIFCGEYLFKSIGSKLKFDGFLKVMIETKGEDKWLPIINKDDGIAIDELEKNQHFTQPPPRFTEASLIKQLESLGIGRPSTYATILDTITRRGYVVKEEKQFFTTELGLLVGDLLKKYFEDIINVKFTSKLENDLDLIAEGKREWHNTVKEFYEPFSVLLEHAEAEIEKITLEKEPDEITDVICEKCGRNMVIKTGRYGKFLACPGFPECRNAKPLVEKIGVPCPECNGEIVVKRSKKGRVFYGCDQYPECEVSFWNKPVNEKCPECGSLLMEKGNFLVCSNEGCKVKKKREEKESEE